The Calditrichota bacterium genome window below encodes:
- a CDS encoding GatB/YqeY domain-containing protein: MENSNVSVEKLIEQFRPLPNSEVEKIAREKIKSVKIVSELPDDKKFEIVMGEIMEKIRGKAAGKDVARLVRKYF, encoded by the coding sequence ATGGAAAATTCAAATGTTTCTGTTGAAAAATTAATTGAGCAATTTCGGCCATTGCCAAATTCCGAAGTCGAAAAAATAGCCCGGGAAAAAATAAAATCAGTAAAAATTGTTTCCGAATTGCCTGACGATAAAAAATTTGAAATTGTCATGGGGGAAATAATGGAAAAAATTCGCGGTAAAGCTGCCGGGAAAGATGTGGCGAGATTAGTGCGAAAATATTTTTGA
- the gatE gene encoding Glu-tRNA(Gln) amidotransferase subunit GatE — MLKPMEKMTAADYAELGLKAGLEIHQQLKTKKKLFCRCPAGLYSQKYDAEILRHMRPTLSELGEYDGTALMEFKTKKEIIYQLNKETVCTYEMDDAPPFELNDEALEIALEIALLLKLNLVSELHIARKQYLDGSIPTGFQRTTILGVDGEIPYGERKIGIVQLGLEEDACREESDHGHVRVYRTDRLGMPLIEVVTYPDMRTPQEMADVAQLIRQLTRATGKVRRGIGATRQDVNVSIEGGTRIEIKGVPRIPIIPRLVHNEAGRQKALLEIRQKLRSRGVRPDDFQPKVFDVTDILRTTSYLPIKNAINKNTRIKCVRLPFFQGILSHSTQPGTNFVKEFSDRVRVIACLDTIPNLIHSDTVDETISSAAWEKIKRLTGFQSSDALIITWGDARDAETAVGEIEIRAREAIEGVPSETRQALADGTTGFERVLPGPNRMYPDTDLPPIALNEERIRRIQRNLPIPPWERRKKYRQLGLPEMTIGELILSGRGEWFDSILEITKIEPFFPARLLTETFKHWRRKGLAVEKLDREILLPVFESFGKKKIVREAVAIILEKFMENGKFKCFC; from the coding sequence ATGCTAAAGCCAATGGAAAAGATGACGGCTGCCGATTACGCAGAGTTGGGCTTGAAAGCCGGTCTGGAAATCCATCAACAATTGAAAACAAAAAAGAAACTATTTTGTCGCTGCCCGGCGGGACTTTACAGTCAAAAATATGACGCGGAAATTCTGCGCCACATGAGGCCTACGCTGTCGGAATTGGGCGAGTACGACGGCACCGCGCTGATGGAATTTAAAACAAAAAAAGAAATTATTTATCAATTGAATAAAGAAACAGTGTGCACTTACGAAATGGATGACGCGCCGCCGTTTGAGTTGAACGATGAGGCGCTGGAGATTGCACTGGAAATTGCGCTGCTGCTAAAGTTGAATTTAGTGAGCGAACTGCACATTGCAAGAAAACAGTATCTCGATGGCAGTATTCCCACCGGGTTTCAGCGCACGACAATTTTAGGCGTGGACGGCGAAATTCCTTACGGCGAGCGGAAAATTGGCATCGTGCAACTGGGGCTCGAGGAAGATGCCTGCCGCGAAGAGAGCGATCACGGCCATGTCCGCGTGTACCGAACCGACCGCCTGGGAATGCCGCTGATCGAAGTGGTCACTTATCCGGACATGCGCACGCCGCAGGAAATGGCTGACGTCGCGCAACTGATTCGCCAGTTGACTCGCGCCACAGGAAAAGTGCGACGCGGCATTGGCGCGACGAGGCAGGATGTGAATGTCAGTATCGAAGGCGGAACGCGCATCGAAATCAAAGGCGTGCCGCGCATTCCGATTATTCCCAGATTAGTGCACAACGAAGCCGGCAGACAAAAGGCGCTGCTGGAAATCCGCCAGAAGCTTCGCTCGCGCGGTGTTCGTCCCGATGATTTTCAGCCGAAAGTGTTCGACGTCACTGATATTTTGCGCACTACCAGCTACCTCCCCATCAAAAATGCAATCAATAAGAACACGCGCATCAAATGCGTACGTCTGCCATTTTTTCAGGGCATTTTGAGCCATTCCACGCAGCCGGGCACCAATTTCGTCAAAGAATTTTCCGATCGCGTACGCGTGATCGCCTGTCTGGACACAATTCCCAATTTGATTCATTCTGACACTGTCGATGAAACCATCAGTAGCGCGGCGTGGGAAAAAATAAAGCGGTTGACCGGATTTCAGAGCAGCGATGCGCTGATCATCACCTGGGGCGACGCGCGCGATGCGGAAACGGCTGTCGGGGAAATCGAAATTCGCGCCCGCGAAGCCATCGAAGGCGTGCCCAGTGAAACGCGGCAGGCGCTGGCGGACGGAACTACCGGCTTCGAGCGCGTTCTGCCTGGCCCCAATCGCATGTACCCGGACACAGACTTGCCGCCAATTGCTCTGAACGAAGAACGCATCCGGCGTATTCAAAGAAATTTGCCGATTCCCCCCTGGGAACGGAGAAAGAAATACCGCCAATTAGGCCTGCCCGAAATGACGATTGGTGAACTGATTCTTTCCGGCAGGGGCGAGTGGTTCGATTCAATTCTGGAAATCACGAAAATTGAGCCTTTTTTCCCGGCTCGCCTGCTGACGGAGACATTCAAACATTGGCGGCGAAAAGGTTTGGCCGTGGAAAAATTGGACAGGGAAATTCTTCTGCCAGTTTTTGAATCCTTTGGGAAGAAAAAAATCGTCCGCGAAGCAGTAGCCATTATTTTGGAAAAATTTATGGAAAATGGAAAATTCAAATGTTTCTGTTGA
- the gatD gene encoding Glu-tRNA(Gln) amidotransferase subunit GatD — protein sequence MNSEDYKGYRGAALSTLKNFQVRVWSDVEVETSRGKFIGIILPRSETADDRHIVLKLRNGYNVGLAADTIHAMKETGYKKANYKIPEKEFPYDPKKPRVKLFGTGGTIASRLDYRTGAVIPAFSPGELYGSVPELADICNLETEKLYGVFSENMGPEQWIGTAQAIGREIEKGVAGIVIGHGTDTMHHTAAILSFMVQNSPVPIVMVGSQRSSDRPSSDAAINLIDATKTAAESDIAEVVVCMFGPTSDRYDLLHRGTRVRKMHSSYRSTFRTIGDIPIAKVSKDGFTYFRDDYKRRRSDKNVTINTAFEEKVSIVYYYPNMKPDIIEALIDNDYKGIIIAGTGLGHVNKPLYPALKKAHDKGIAMYMTVQTLWGYVQMYVYDTGRDIMELGVIPAANMLPEVAYGKLGWALGQTSDLEKVKKIMLTPIAGEITEREPHNGYLIYQGGIPEVEEFISRNWK from the coding sequence ATGAATAGTGAGGATTACAAAGGCTATCGCGGTGCGGCATTATCGACATTGAAAAACTTTCAAGTCCGCGTTTGGAGCGATGTGGAAGTAGAAACCAGCCGCGGGAAATTCATCGGCATCATTTTGCCGCGTTCGGAGACAGCGGACGATCGCCACATCGTGTTAAAATTGCGCAACGGTTACAATGTCGGTTTGGCAGCGGACACGATTCACGCCATGAAAGAAACTGGGTACAAAAAGGCAAATTACAAAATTCCGGAAAAAGAATTTCCTTACGATCCCAAAAAGCCGCGGGTGAAATTATTCGGCACTGGCGGCACCATCGCCAGCCGTCTCGACTATCGCACCGGCGCAGTGATTCCTGCTTTTTCGCCGGGGGAACTCTACGGTTCCGTGCCCGAATTAGCGGACATCTGCAATCTGGAAACGGAAAAATTGTACGGCGTTTTTAGCGAAAATATGGGACCTGAACAATGGATCGGCACGGCACAGGCTATCGGCAGAGAAATCGAAAAAGGTGTGGCAGGGATTGTCATCGGTCACGGCACGGACACCATGCACCACACGGCAGCGATTTTGTCGTTCATGGTGCAAAATTCCCCGGTGCCAATTGTGATGGTCGGCTCTCAACGCTCCAGCGACAGACCCTCCTCCGATGCGGCAATTAATTTAATTGACGCCACGAAAACGGCGGCGGAGAGCGACATCGCGGAAGTCGTGGTTTGCATGTTCGGCCCAACCAGCGACCGCTACGATTTGCTCCATCGTGGCACTCGCGTGCGGAAAATGCATTCCAGCTATCGCTCCACTTTTCGCACCATCGGAGACATTCCCATCGCTAAAGTCAGCAAAGACGGATTTACTTATTTCAGAGACGATTACAAACGCCGCCGCAGCGACAAAAATGTGACCATCAATACGGCGTTTGAAGAAAAAGTTTCCATTGTTTATTATTACCCAAACATGAAACCCGACATCATCGAAGCGTTGATTGACAACGATTACAAAGGAATAATTATCGCCGGCACCGGTTTGGGGCACGTAAACAAACCGCTGTACCCGGCACTGAAGAAAGCGCACGACAAAGGAATCGCCATGTACATGACGGTGCAGACGCTCTGGGGTTACGTGCAAATGTACGTTTACGACACCGGCCGAGACATTATGGAATTGGGCGTCATCCCGGCAGCGAATATGTTGCCCGAGGTGGCGTACGGAAAATTGGGCTGGGCGCTGGGACAAACTTCTGATTTGGAAAAAGTCAAAAAAATCATGCTCACACCCATCGCCGGCGAAAT
- a CDS encoding lipase family protein has translation MSKIIIGIHGLDNKPPESLLRTWWLKAIREGLKNIGRFHFLFRFRFVYWAHFLYSEPLNPKIKDKHDPLYVQYPYIKSSHREHKKESPLRRKILDYIERQMEKLFLNADMSINFSGVTDMIIKRYFRDLSLYYSDATIIVENEQKSVRHLLREELADVLRKHRDDEILLIAHSMGSIIAYDTLIHDAPDVPIDTLVTIGSPLSLPIIVSKIIKELHESGRKVSKPPTPENVKKWYNLADLRDKVTLNYNLADDYLPNTQGVLPEDEVVYNDYGYDGDENPHKSFGYLRTPELAQIVHEFLSRDVPKYKLWLEQRAGKALDQLGWY, from the coding sequence ATTCACGGTCTGGATAACAAGCCGCCGGAATCTTTGCTGCGAACGTGGTGGCTGAAAGCTATTCGGGAAGGTCTGAAAAACATCGGCCGGTTTCACTTCCTCTTTCGATTTCGCTTTGTTTATTGGGCGCATTTTCTCTACTCCGAGCCTCTCAATCCAAAAATTAAAGACAAACATGATCCGCTCTATGTGCAATATCCTTACATCAAATCTTCTCACAGAGAACACAAAAAAGAAAGTCCGCTGCGTCGGAAAATTCTCGATTACATTGAGCGGCAGATGGAGAAACTTTTTCTGAATGCAGACATGTCGATAAATTTTTCCGGCGTTACGGATATGATCATCAAACGCTATTTTCGCGATTTGAGTTTGTACTATTCCGACGCGACGATTATTGTGGAAAATGAGCAAAAATCCGTTCGGCATTTGCTGCGGGAGGAATTGGCAGACGTGCTGCGAAAACATCGCGATGATGAAATTCTGCTCATTGCACATTCCATGGGGTCAATTATTGCGTACGATACTCTTATTCACGACGCCCCGGACGTGCCCATCGATACGCTGGTGACAATCGGTTCGCCGCTGTCGTTGCCGATCATCGTCAGCAAAATAATCAAAGAATTGCACGAATCCGGCAGAAAAGTGAGTAAACCGCCGACTCCGGAAAATGTCAAAAAATGGTACAATCTGGCGGATTTGCGCGATAAGGTGACCCTGAACTACAATCTTGCCGACGATTATCTGCCCAACACGCAAGGTGTGCTTCCGGAAGATGAAGTCGTTTACAATGATTACGGATATGACGGGGACGAAAACCCTCACAAATCGTTCGGCTATTTGCGCACACCGGAACTGGCGCAGATTGTTCATGAATTTCTCAGTCGCGATGTGCCAAAATACAAGCTGTGGCTGGAACAACGCGCCGGAAAAGCACTTGATCAGTTGGGTTGGTATTAG